The Nostoc sp. 'Lobaria pulmonaria (5183) cyanobiont' DNA window ATCTGGAGAATGTAGATCGTCATAGGCTGCCCATTTAAAATACTCACCCGAAGACAGTTTCAAGACGCGATCAAAGTTACCAGCACAACCGATGTTCTTGTCATTGCGGTAGTAACAAATACGCTGGTCTTGCTCGGCATAAGCTCTACAAATTTCCTCAGTTTTATCTGTAGATGCATTATCTGAAATAATTAGCTCAAAATCTTCAAAGGTCTGAGCCAAGAGTGAATCTATGGCTTCTTTGATAAATTTTTCACCATTGTATACAGGTAATCCGATGCTCAATCGTGGCTGATTGTTACTCATAGAAAACAAGAATTCGGAAAATCTGTGGATTAGTTTATGCTTAATCGTAGTTAGGTAGATGCAACATAAAAATTCAGAATTCAGAATCCAGAAGTCAGAATTAAGAATACTTTGATACCAAGCTTAATGATTTCAAGTAAATCCAGTGTCTTCTAGCTTATTCATTTTGCAATCATTCTGAATTCCGACTCGTCACACCTGAATTCCCAAAAATATGTGAACTATTTCATCAAGCTTTGAATATCTGTTTTTTGCAGCCATTCATGTGTTTGCTGCATTCCTAATTCTAGGTCAACTACTGGTTTGTAATTTAACAGATTTTGGGCTTTGGCAATGGAACAAGCGTAAGGACGAGTCATAAAATCTATAGACTCTGGTAGAATATCAACTTTTTTCCGAAAAAGCTTTTGTCCTTGAACACGTAGCTTTAGAAACAACTTGATTTCATCTTTCGATAATGAAAGGGGTGCTTGTAAATCTTCCATTGCTGCTAAACGCATAAAATACTCTTTCCACGAAGTTTCTTGTCCATCAGTGATATTAAATATTTCACCGTAAATTTCTTTTTCTATTGCGAGAAAGATGCCATCAATCAGGTTATCTATATATACATGATTGATTACTCCTTTAGCATCATTGGCGCAAGCAAATAATTTTTGGCGCATCATCAGAATTGGTCTGACTATCCAGGGGATACTTCCTGGACCGTAAACATCTCCGGCTCGAATAATGATGATGCCAAAATCTGGAGGATTATTCAGTTCTAAGACTGCTGTTTCAGCTTCTATTTTAGTTTGACAGTAGGGATTATTTTCGCCAGATAGTGGCCCGGATTCTGTAACACCATTAGGATAGTTGAAACCGTAAACCATCACACTGGAAAGATGCACAAATGTTTTGACACCAGACTGTTTAGCGGCTTTAGCCATATTGACAGTACCGCCAACATTCACATCACGAAAATGCTTAATTGCACCAGCTTCTTCCGCAATTTGCTCTGTATGTAAAACGATATCTACTCCCTGACAAGCCTTTTGAGCAATAGTAGAATCGGTGATACTACCAATAATTACCTCTACACCTAAATTCTGTAATTGTTTGTTCTGTGCTGTAGAACTTTGTAGTCCGCGAACCTTCATCCCTTGCGCTATGGCTAACTCGGCTGTACGCAAACCGACAAATTCATTAATCCCAGTAATTAGGAGAGTTTTGTCTTTGAGGTTCATAAAATCGAAATTATTGTTAAATAGGTGAATTTGAGTTTTTAGATAAAAGACTTGAAGTAACACCAAATCTGAGTTTTGGTAAATACTTTTAATCTAAAATCTAAAATTGGTATAAGAAGAAATTTTCTGTAGAGAGGCTGCACTAATACTTAGCTATCAGTATCTATCGTGGCAAAATAAATTGATTATTTTACTGCTAGTAATCATTTAGAAAATATCTCCTGGATCTGCGGAGCGGAGTTTGTTGATAGCAAGTGCTCCTGATGTTATACACATTAAAACTGTTGAAGTTAAAACAATTACTGCATTATTAGTGGTCATAATTATTGGCAGCTTAGTTGCTTCCGCTGCAAAACTATATAACAAGACAGAAGTAATAAATCCTGGGATATAACCTAAGATTGCTAAAATCAAAGCTTGCTGAAATACCACATTTAATAAATAGCTATTGGCATAACCTATGGCTTTTAAAGTGGCGTAAGCAACGAACTGTGTAGCAATATTGCTGTAAAGAATTTGATAAACAATAACTACACCAACAACCGCAGCCATTGTTAACATCAAGTTAAGAATAAAACCAATGGGTGTT harbors:
- a CDS encoding NAD-dependent epimerase/dehydratase family protein; protein product: MNLKDKTLLITGINEFVGLRTAELAIAQGMKVRGLQSSTAQNKQLQNLGVEVIIGSITDSTIAQKACQGVDIVLHTEQIAEEAGAIKHFRDVNVGGTVNMAKAAKQSGVKTFVHLSSVMVYGFNYPNGVTESGPLSGENNPYCQTKIEAETAVLELNNPPDFGIIIIRAGDVYGPGSIPWIVRPILMMRQKLFACANDAKGVINHVYIDNLIDGIFLAIEKEIYGEIFNITDGQETSWKEYFMRLAAMEDLQAPLSLSKDEIKLFLKLRVQGQKLFRKKVDILPESIDFMTRPYACSIAKAQNLLNYKPVVDLELGMQQTHEWLQKTDIQSLMK